In Paraburkholderia caribensis, a single window of DNA contains:
- the xylA gene encoding xylose isomerase, whose translation MPYFEHLPAVRYEGPHTDNPFAYRHYDKDKLVLGKRMEDHLRLAVCYWHTFVWPGADMFGPGTFERPWHRSGDPLEMAHAKADNAFELFQKLGTPFYTFHDADVAPEGDSIKSYVNNFKTMTDVLARKQEQTGVKLLWGTANLFSHPRYAAGAATNPNPDVFAFAATQVLNALEATQRLNGENYVLWGGREGYETLLNTDLKREREQLGRFMSMVVEHKHKLGFKGALLIEPKPQEPTKHQYDYDVATVHGFLTQFGLQDEIRVNIEANHATLAGHSFHHEIANAFALGVFGSIDANRGDAQNGWDTDQFPNSVEELTLAFYEILRNGGFETGGMNFDAKVRRQSIDPEDLVHGHIGAIDVIAVALERAAHLVENDRLGAFKQQRYAGWDSDFGRKVLAGGYSLESLASDAVQRNIAPRHVSGQQERLENIVNQAIYSSAK comes from the coding sequence ATGCCTTACTTCGAACATTTGCCCGCCGTCCGCTACGAGGGTCCGCACACGGACAACCCGTTCGCCTATCGCCATTACGACAAGGACAAACTGGTGCTCGGCAAGCGCATGGAAGACCATCTGCGTCTGGCCGTCTGCTACTGGCATACGTTCGTGTGGCCCGGCGCAGACATGTTCGGACCAGGCACATTCGAGCGTCCATGGCATCGCTCGGGCGATCCGCTAGAAATGGCACATGCCAAGGCCGATAACGCGTTCGAACTGTTCCAGAAACTCGGCACCCCGTTCTACACGTTCCATGACGCCGACGTAGCCCCCGAAGGCGACAGCATCAAAAGCTACGTGAACAACTTCAAGACAATGACGGACGTGCTCGCGCGTAAGCAGGAGCAAACGGGCGTCAAGCTGCTGTGGGGCACCGCAAACCTTTTCTCGCATCCACGCTACGCAGCGGGCGCAGCCACCAATCCGAACCCGGATGTGTTCGCCTTCGCCGCAACCCAGGTACTCAACGCGCTCGAAGCAACCCAGCGCCTGAACGGCGAGAACTACGTGCTGTGGGGCGGCCGCGAAGGCTACGAAACCCTGCTCAACACCGACCTGAAACGCGAGCGCGAGCAACTCGGCCGCTTCATGAGCATGGTCGTCGAGCACAAACACAAACTGGGCTTCAAGGGCGCGCTGCTGATCGAGCCGAAACCGCAAGAACCGACCAAGCATCAATACGACTACGACGTCGCGACAGTCCACGGCTTTCTCACGCAATTCGGCTTGCAGGACGAAATCCGCGTGAACATCGAAGCCAATCACGCGACGCTCGCCGGTCATTCGTTTCACCACGAAATCGCCAATGCATTCGCGCTCGGCGTCTTCGGCAGCATCGACGCGAATCGCGGCGACGCGCAAAACGGCTGGGATACAGACCAGTTCCCAAATAGTGTGGAAGAACTCACGCTCGCGTTCTACGAGATCCTCCGCAACGGCGGCTTTGAGACGGGCGGCATGAATTTCGATGCCAAGGTCCGCCGCCAGAGTATCGATCCCGAAGACCTGGTGCACGGCCATATCGGTGCTATCGACGTGATCGCCGTCGCGCTGGAGCGTGCCGCTCATCTCGTCGAGAACGACCGCCTGGGCGCGTTCAAGCAGCAACGCTATGCGGGCTGGGACAGCGATTTCGGCCGTAAGGTGCTGGCGGGCGGCTATTCGCTCGAATCGCTGGCAAGCGATGCGGTGCAGCGAAACATCGCGCCGCGTCATGTCAGCGGACAGCAAGAGCGTCTGGAGAACATCGTCAATCAGGCAATCTACTCATCCGCCAAATAG
- a CDS encoding XylR family transcriptional regulator, which yields MPPTTHRIALLFNANKVYDREIITGIGNYLLSTRVAWDLFLEEDFRARLNGIERFEGDGFIADFDDPAVCEALADSPLPVVAVGGSYEDASKYPPNLPYIATDNMQLMSLAFKHLIGAGLQRFALYSLPESPTNRWAQERELAFNTLLKADGMEGDVHRGLPTSAPVWHQASEQLTQWLQSLPKPVGIIAVTDARARQVLQACLISGIAVPEQVAIIGIDNDPLTRSLTRIPLSSVIQGTEEMGRTAAHLLHQMLGGARFAGRRILVPPVGINVCESTRHEPLASPYVMRARHYIRQYACQGIKTEQVADYVGVSRSSLEDYFRRELGCTVHQEILKHKLDVAKQLLAQQDMSSAEVAIRCGFTSLQYMYAVFRRELDCTPREYQERMQAAAQSTHNAPSA from the coding sequence ATGCCCCCCACAACACATCGAATCGCATTACTCTTCAATGCAAACAAAGTCTACGACCGCGAGATCATCACAGGCATCGGCAACTACCTGCTTTCAACGCGCGTCGCCTGGGACCTCTTCCTCGAGGAAGACTTCCGCGCACGCCTGAACGGCATAGAACGCTTCGAAGGCGACGGCTTCATCGCCGATTTCGATGACCCAGCTGTCTGCGAAGCGCTCGCCGATTCCCCCTTGCCTGTGGTCGCCGTAGGCGGCTCATACGAAGACGCATCGAAGTACCCGCCGAATCTCCCCTACATAGCGACCGACAACATGCAACTCATGTCGCTGGCGTTCAAACATCTGATCGGCGCCGGACTGCAGCGCTTCGCCCTCTACAGCCTGCCCGAATCCCCAACCAACCGCTGGGCGCAAGAACGCGAACTCGCCTTCAACACGCTGCTGAAAGCAGATGGCATGGAAGGCGACGTGCATCGCGGCCTGCCGACCAGCGCCCCCGTCTGGCACCAGGCCAGCGAGCAACTCACCCAATGGCTGCAAAGCCTGCCCAAGCCCGTCGGCATCATCGCAGTAACAGACGCCCGCGCGCGCCAGGTACTACAGGCTTGCCTGATCAGCGGCATCGCCGTGCCCGAACAGGTCGCGATCATCGGCATCGACAACGATCCGCTCACGCGCTCGCTCACCCGCATTCCGCTTTCATCCGTCATTCAGGGCACCGAGGAAATGGGGCGCACAGCCGCACACCTTCTGCATCAGATGCTAGGCGGCGCACGCTTCGCAGGCCGTCGCATACTCGTGCCCCCCGTCGGCATCAACGTATGCGAATCGACCAGGCACGAGCCGCTCGCAAGTCCCTACGTAATGCGGGCGCGTCACTACATCCGGCAATACGCCTGCCAGGGCATCAAGACAGAACAGGTCGCCGATTACGTGGGCGTGTCGCGTTCGTCGCTAGAAGACTATTTCCGGCGCGAACTCGGCTGCACCGTGCACCAGGAAATCCTCAAGCACAAGCTCGATGTCGCCAAGCAACTGCTCGCGCAGCAGGACATGTCGAGCGCGGAAGTCGCGATACGCTGCGGCTTCACGTCGTTGCAGTACATGTATGCCGTGTTCCGGCGCGAACTCGACTGCACACCGCGCGAGTATCAGGAACGCATGCAAGCCGCCGCGCAATCGACTCACAATGCGCCATCCGCATAA
- a CDS encoding aldose epimerase family protein, whose translation MNFADMHSTDTSLSSSVQVDRWGTLPGLGDIRLFTLRNAHGMRATVSDLGATLVSWHAPDRAGRVADVLLGHSTPAEYLASRWFFGSTIGRWANRIAQARFTLDGVVYQLDRNDGNNLLHGGINGFHKALWQAREVDGALLLSHESPEGDAGFPGAVTATVRYALDDDGALTIDYDATADAPTPISLTNHAYFNLSGDALADAPDIRGHVIAIDADAFFAVDDAMIPIERKDVAGSVFDFRAGAPIGARLDWPDAQLARAGGFDHCYVLRDGSAALRTAATLYDPGSGRQLTVSTDAKGMQFYTGNFLAEVAGRNGKTYGKHAALCLETGAFPNQINMPDAEQVVLRPGERYRHTTVYRLGVR comes from the coding sequence ATGAATTTCGCCGACATGCACAGCACCGACACCTCTCTCTCATCCAGCGTCCAGGTCGATCGCTGGGGCACGTTGCCCGGTCTCGGCGACATTCGTCTGTTCACGCTGCGCAACGCGCACGGCATGCGCGCCACCGTCAGCGATCTCGGCGCGACACTCGTCTCGTGGCATGCGCCCGACCGCGCGGGCCGCGTCGCCGATGTCCTGCTTGGCCACAGCACGCCCGCGGAGTATCTGGCGAGCCGCTGGTTCTTCGGCTCGACCATCGGCCGCTGGGCGAACCGTATTGCGCAAGCGCGCTTCACGCTGGACGGCGTCGTCTATCAGCTCGACCGCAACGACGGCAACAACCTGCTGCACGGCGGTATCAACGGATTTCACAAGGCGCTGTGGCAGGCGCGCGAAGTGGACGGCGCACTGCTGCTGTCGCACGAATCGCCCGAAGGCGATGCAGGTTTTCCCGGCGCGGTCACGGCAACCGTACGCTATGCGCTCGACGACGACGGCGCGCTAACGATCGACTACGACGCCACCGCCGATGCGCCCACGCCCATCAGCCTCACCAATCACGCGTACTTCAATCTGTCGGGCGACGCGCTCGCCGATGCGCCCGATATTCGCGGCCATGTGATCGCGATCGATGCCGACGCATTTTTCGCCGTCGACGACGCGATGATCCCCATCGAACGAAAAGATGTGGCAGGCAGCGTGTTCGACTTTCGCGCGGGCGCACCGATTGGCGCGCGCCTCGACTGGCCGGATGCGCAACTCGCGCGCGCAGGCGGCTTCGATCATTGCTACGTGCTGCGCGACGGCAGCGCTGCGCTACGCACGGCAGCGACGCTCTACGATCCCGGCAGCGGCCGCCAGCTGACCGTGTCGACCGACGCGAAGGGCATGCAGTTCTATACGGGCAACTTTCTCGCGGAGGTCGCGGGACGCAACGGCAAGACATACGGCAAGCACGCGGCACTGTGCCTCGAAACAGGCGCGTTTCCGAATCAGATCAACATGCCGGACGCCGAACAGGTCGTGCTGCGACCTGGCGAACGTTATCGCCATACCACCGTCTACCGGCTCGGCGTGCGTTGA
- a CDS encoding PepSY-associated TM helix domain-containing protein, whose amino-acid sequence MNTPETVAIDSAARFNGPGKSAGNGAPPAGSRRITFIRWLRKVHSWVGLWGAALGLLMGTSGFLLNHRGGPLRVSTGEPQVESLQVKLPQPAPESPRDLARWLKQELKVQGKLGRMQKEPSHPVAWGDRKAVQPEHWQVSFASPGENTQAEYWVGNDYVSVKRSANTFLAALTNLHKGVGLSVGWVLVIDTFAGGVILLSLTGVLLWTQLNKRRTIGAVLVLGSIVAAIVAGMF is encoded by the coding sequence GTGAACACACCCGAAACCGTTGCAATCGATTCCGCCGCGCGCTTCAATGGACCAGGCAAAAGCGCCGGCAATGGCGCGCCGCCCGCCGGATCGCGCCGCATCACGTTCATCCGCTGGCTGCGCAAGGTGCACAGCTGGGTCGGCCTGTGGGGCGCGGCGCTCGGTCTGCTGATGGGCACGAGCGGCTTTTTGCTGAACCATCGCGGCGGTCCGCTGCGCGTATCGACGGGCGAACCGCAGGTCGAGTCGCTGCAGGTGAAGCTGCCGCAGCCCGCACCCGAATCGCCGCGCGATCTCGCCAGGTGGCTCAAGCAGGAGCTGAAAGTGCAAGGCAAGCTGGGCCGCATGCAGAAAGAGCCGTCGCATCCCGTCGCGTGGGGCGATCGCAAGGCTGTTCAGCCGGAACACTGGCAGGTGAGCTTTGCGTCGCCTGGCGAAAATACGCAGGCAGAGTACTGGGTCGGCAATGACTATGTGAGCGTCAAGCGCAGCGCCAACACGTTCCTCGCAGCGCTGACGAACCTGCACAAAGGCGTTGGCCTGAGCGTCGGCTGGGTGCTGGTGATCGACACGTTCGCGGGCGGCGTGATATTGCTGTCGCTCACGGGCGTGCTGCTGTGGACGCAGTTGAACAAACGTCGCACGATCGGTGCGGTGCTTGTGCTCGGGTCGATCGTCGCGGCTATCGTAGCCGGGATGTTCTGA
- a CDS encoding SDR family oxidoreductase, whose product MSFANKTALITGGNGGIGFAAARILIAQGARVAITGRDQKKLDEAAAELGPNALPIRADLDDPAVIDDVMKVIADKFGKLDIVFANAGVSGATPVGSTTAQKFEAIMRTNVTAVFLTVQAAVPLMGEGGSIVLNGSVMRQLGAPGSSAYSASKAAISGMARVLASELVTRGIRVNTVIPGGTRTSIWTRGDREGATLDATETALSPMIPMGRFALAEEVAQAAVFLASDAASGMTAAEIVVDGGNTGAPMGAPAFRR is encoded by the coding sequence ATGTCATTCGCAAACAAAACGGCACTCATCACGGGCGGCAACGGCGGCATCGGATTCGCGGCGGCGCGCATCCTGATCGCGCAAGGCGCACGCGTGGCGATCACGGGCCGCGACCAGAAGAAGCTCGACGAAGCGGCGGCCGAGCTGGGCCCGAACGCGCTCCCGATCCGCGCCGACCTCGACGATCCCGCGGTCATCGACGACGTGATGAAAGTGATCGCCGACAAGTTCGGCAAGCTCGATATCGTGTTCGCGAACGCGGGCGTGAGCGGTGCGACGCCTGTCGGCAGCACCACGGCTCAGAAGTTCGAAGCGATCATGCGCACCAACGTGACGGCCGTGTTCCTTACCGTGCAGGCAGCCGTGCCGCTGATGGGCGAGGGCGGTTCGATCGTGCTGAACGGCTCGGTGATGCGTCAGCTGGGCGCGCCGGGATCGTCGGCGTATTCGGCATCGAAGGCGGCGATCTCTGGCATGGCGCGCGTGCTCGCTTCCGAACTCGTCACGCGCGGTATCCGCGTGAATACGGTCATTCCCGGCGGCACGCGCACGTCGATCTGGACGCGCGGCGACCGTGAAGGCGCAACGCTCGACGCGACGGAAACGGCGCTCTCCCCGATGATCCCGATGGGCCGTTTCGCGCTGGCCGAAGAAGTGGCGCAGGCGGCTGTGTTCCTCGCATCGGATGCGGCGTCGGGGATGACAGCGGCCGAGATCGTCGTCGACGGCGGCAATACGGGTGCGCCGATGGGCGCGCCGGCTTTCCGCCGCTAA
- a CDS encoding TetR/AcrR family transcriptional regulator, whose product MKVSKEKAAQNRAALVETAARLFREHGIDGVGVAEIGKAAGLTHGALYAHFPSKEALAAEALAHGLQLGHERMTRTSDGRAPSLSELLDSYLSEEKRDDIANGCAMAAAASEIGRQDETISARYSEGFELMAAVFEKHLRARKVKGDLREKAIAISSTLIGAIAASRAVLKAQPGLANDILRAARRAVGDMAGEKA is encoded by the coding sequence ATGAAAGTCAGCAAGGAAAAGGCGGCGCAAAACCGCGCGGCCCTTGTCGAAACGGCGGCGCGGCTGTTCCGGGAGCACGGCATCGACGGCGTCGGTGTCGCCGAGATTGGCAAGGCGGCGGGGCTTACGCACGGCGCGCTCTACGCGCACTTCCCGTCGAAGGAGGCGCTCGCGGCGGAAGCGCTTGCGCACGGTCTGCAACTCGGCCACGAGCGCATGACCCGAACGTCCGATGGCCGCGCGCCGAGCCTGAGCGAACTGCTCGATAGTTATTTGTCGGAAGAAAAGCGTGACGACATTGCGAACGGCTGCGCGATGGCGGCGGCGGCGAGCGAGATCGGCCGACAGGACGAGACCATCAGCGCGCGCTACAGCGAGGGCTTTGAACTGATGGCGGCCGTGTTCGAAAAGCACCTGCGCGCGCGCAAGGTGAAGGGCGACCTGCGCGAGAAGGCGATTGCGATTTCATCGACGCTGATTGGCGCGATCGCGGCGTCGCGCGCGGTGTTGAAGGCGCAGCCGGGGCTCGCGAACGACATTCTGCGCGCGGCGCGGCGCGCGGTTGGTGATATGGCGGGGGAGAAAGCCTGA